In one Elephas maximus indicus isolate mEleMax1 chromosome 9, mEleMax1 primary haplotype, whole genome shotgun sequence genomic region, the following are encoded:
- the FAM166B gene encoding protein FAM166B isoform X1: MASTFIPGLNPQNPHYIPGYTGHCPLLRFSMGQTYGQVTGQLLRGPRGLAWPPARRTLLPPIRPPRSPEVPRGSLPLRCGHERLSSNMIPGYTGFVPRAQFIFAKNCSQIWAEALNDFTPWHEGQQSQELPNEAQGEKDAEKDQEPKPELEVEAKETEQASPYSMDDRDPGKFFMSAFLCSPTRHCRNLGRSTQGAEVRRIPNISPHFPGPTLRTCNFCLTMGAMCQGPSSSLDTHMGISLAMHWASAPSRSSSWCRYLDFKLSLSFASYPSHRF, translated from the exons ATGGCCAGCACCTTCATACCGGGGCTGAATCCTCAGAACCCGCATTATATCCCTGG GTACACTGGACACTGTCCACTACTTCGGTTCAGCATGGGCCAGACCTATGGCCAGGTGACTGGTCAGCTACTTCGAGGCCCTCGTGGTCTAGCCTGGCCACCTGCCCGCCGCACACTTCTGCCTCCCATTCGGCCTCCAAGATCTCCTGAGGTTCCCAGGGGGAGCCTACCTCTCAGGTGTGGGCATGAAAGGCTCAGCTCCAACATGATCCCTGGATACACAG GTTTTGTACCTCGGGCACAGTTCATCTTTGCCAAGAACTGCAGCCAGATCTGGGCTGAGGCTCTGAATGATTTTACTCCGTGGCACGAGGGGCAACAGAGTCAAGAACTGCCAAATGAGGCCCAGGGAGAAAAAGATGCGGAGAAAGACCAAGAGCCAAAGCCAGAGCTAGAGGTGGAGGCAAAGGAGACAGAGCAA GCTTCTCCCTATTCCATGGATGACAGAGACCCTGGGAAGTTCTTCATGTCAG ctttcctgtgctcaCCAACCAGGCACTGCAGGAATTTGGGCAGAAGTACTCAAGGAGCAGAGGTCAGAAGAATCCCAAACATCTCCCCCCACTTTCCGGGACCTACTCTCAGAACTTGTAACTTTTGCCTAACTATGGGGGCTATGTGCCAG GGTCCAAGTTCCAGTTTGGACACACATATGGGCATCTCACTCGCGATGCACTGGGCCTCAGCACCGTCCAGAAGCAGCTCCTGGTGTAGGTACCTGGACTTCAAGTTATCCCTTTCTTTTGCATCCTATCCCAGCCATCGTTTTTGA
- the FAM166B gene encoding protein FAM166B isoform X3, whose product MASTFIPGLNPQNPHYIPGYTGHCPLLRFSMGQTYGQVTGQLLRGPRGLAWPPARRTLLPPIRPPRSPEVPRGSLPLRCGHERLSSNMIPGYTGFVPRAQFIFAKNCSQIWAEALNDFTPWHEGQQSQELPNEAQGEKDAEKDQEPKPELEVEAKETEQASPYSMDDRDPGKFFMSGTAGIWAEVLKEQRSEESQTSPPTFRDLLSELVTFA is encoded by the exons ATGGCCAGCACCTTCATACCGGGGCTGAATCCTCAGAACCCGCATTATATCCCTGG GTACACTGGACACTGTCCACTACTTCGGTTCAGCATGGGCCAGACCTATGGCCAGGTGACTGGTCAGCTACTTCGAGGCCCTCGTGGTCTAGCCTGGCCACCTGCCCGCCGCACACTTCTGCCTCCCATTCGGCCTCCAAGATCTCCTGAGGTTCCCAGGGGGAGCCTACCTCTCAGGTGTGGGCATGAAAGGCTCAGCTCCAACATGATCCCTGGATACACAG GTTTTGTACCTCGGGCACAGTTCATCTTTGCCAAGAACTGCAGCCAGATCTGGGCTGAGGCTCTGAATGATTTTACTCCGTGGCACGAGGGGCAACAGAGTCAAGAACTGCCAAATGAGGCCCAGGGAGAAAAAGATGCGGAGAAAGACCAAGAGCCAAAGCCAGAGCTAGAGGTGGAGGCAAAGGAGACAGAGCAA GCTTCTCCCTATTCCATGGATGACAGAGACCCTGGGAAGTTCTTCATGTCAG GCACTGCAGGAATTTGGGCAGAAGTACTCAAGGAGCAGAGGTCAGAAGAATCCCAAACATCTCCCCCCACTTTCCGGGACCTACTCTCAGAACTTGTAACTTTTGCCTAA
- the FAM166B gene encoding protein FAM166B isoform X2: MASTFIPGLNPQNPHYIPGYTGHCPLLRFSMGQTYGQVTGQLLRGPRGLAWPPARRTLLPPIRPPRSPEVPRGSLPLRCGHERLSSNMIPGYTGFVPRAQFIFAKNCSQIWAEALNDFTPWHEGQQSQELPNEAQGEKDAEKDQEPKPELEVEAKETEQASPYSMDDRDPGKFFMSGFTGYVPRARFLFGSSFPVLTNQALQEFGQKYSRSRGQKNPKHLPPLSGTYSQNL, translated from the exons ATGGCCAGCACCTTCATACCGGGGCTGAATCCTCAGAACCCGCATTATATCCCTGG GTACACTGGACACTGTCCACTACTTCGGTTCAGCATGGGCCAGACCTATGGCCAGGTGACTGGTCAGCTACTTCGAGGCCCTCGTGGTCTAGCCTGGCCACCTGCCCGCCGCACACTTCTGCCTCCCATTCGGCCTCCAAGATCTCCTGAGGTTCCCAGGGGGAGCCTACCTCTCAGGTGTGGGCATGAAAGGCTCAGCTCCAACATGATCCCTGGATACACAG GTTTTGTACCTCGGGCACAGTTCATCTTTGCCAAGAACTGCAGCCAGATCTGGGCTGAGGCTCTGAATGATTTTACTCCGTGGCACGAGGGGCAACAGAGTCAAGAACTGCCAAATGAGGCCCAGGGAGAAAAAGATGCGGAGAAAGACCAAGAGCCAAAGCCAGAGCTAGAGGTGGAGGCAAAGGAGACAGAGCAA GCTTCTCCCTATTCCATGGATGACAGAGACCCTGGGAAGTTCTTCATGTCAG GCTTCACTGGTTATGTGCCTCGTGCCCGCTTCCTCTTTggctccagctttcctgtgctcaCCAACCAGGCACTGCAGGAATTTGGGCAGAAGTACTCAAGGAGCAGAGGTCAGAAGAATCCCAAACATCTCCCCCCACTTTCCGGGACCTACTCTCAGAACTTGTAA